The Fortiea contorta PCC 7126 genome has a segment encoding these proteins:
- a CDS encoding undecaprenyl-diphosphate phosphatase, with protein MEYIQAFILGIVQGITEFLPISSTAHLLIVTKVFGWKDLGSKDFVDAIQFGSVIAIVWYFWSLIYGVVKGGLTALKERDWEREEWKILVGIAVGTMPALLVGFALKDILPESPLIIAIMSIIMALLLGLAEKIGSRKRNFNSLQIKDGILVGLGQTLALIPGVSRSGSTLTTALFLGLERDTAAKFSFLLGFPTLTIATLYKSLKIFKSFQAHDLPDNILVLLIIGIISTFIFSYISIAFLIRYLQTKNTLIFVWYRLAFGSAILLAIAAGWRE; from the coding sequence TGATTGTTACTAAGGTATTTGGTTGGAAAGACTTAGGCTCTAAAGATTTTGTTGATGCAATTCAATTTGGTAGTGTTATCGCCATTGTTTGGTATTTTTGGTCTTTGATTTATGGGGTAGTTAAGGGAGGATTGACAGCCCTGAAAGAGCGAGACTGGGAAAGAGAAGAATGGAAAATTCTTGTAGGTATTGCTGTCGGGACGATGCCTGCATTACTTGTAGGCTTTGCTTTGAAAGATATTTTACCGGAAAGTCCTTTAATTATTGCCATTATGTCAATAATAATGGCGCTTTTATTAGGTTTGGCAGAAAAAATTGGCAGCCGAAAAAGAAATTTTAATTCATTGCAAATTAAAGACGGAATTTTAGTAGGATTGGGACAAACTCTGGCTTTAATTCCTGGGGTTTCTCGCTCGGGTTCAACGTTAACAACTGCTTTATTTTTAGGATTAGAGCGGGATACAGCAGCAAAGTTTTCATTTTTGTTAGGTTTTCCCACTTTAACTATTGCTACTCTTTATAAAAGTCTGAAAATATTTAAATCATTTCAAGCCCACGACTTACCAGATAATATTTTGGTGTTGTTAATTATAGGGATTATTTCCACCTTTATTTTTTCCTATATATCAATTGCTTTTTTGATCAGATATTTACAAACAAAAAATACTTTGATTTTTGTTTGGTATAGGTTAGCATTTGGCTCGGCTATTTTGTTAGCGATCGCTGCAGGTTGGCGAGAATAA
- a CDS encoding TIGR03279 family radical SAM protein, whose amino-acid sequence MAAILPARISRVFPDSIAAEIGFEAGDALVAINGTRPRDLIDYQFLCADEILELEVLDATGKIHHVEIEKDYDEDLGLEFETALFDGLIQCNNHCPFCFIDQQPPGKRSSLYLKDDDYRLSFLYGSYLTLTNLPEKEWQRIEQMRLSPLYVSVHATEPEVRIKLLKNPRAGKILSQIKWFQERRLQIHAQVVVCPGINDGEHLEQTLRDLASFYTEEMPTVASVAVVPVGLTRFRLAVDELKPVSRKKAQEVIDQVRSLSQEFRQKFDSNVVWLADEWFLIAGEDLPSESEYEEYPQIDNGVGSIRLFLKQFATTAAELLPPKIYPQKKLTWVVGNAVETAFQPILQRLNAVDGLEINMRALSSDYWGQNISVTGLLTGHDLILNLKGQDLGEGILLPNVMLKHGELIFLDDMSIEDVAQQLETKILPVSGITELISACIA is encoded by the coding sequence ATGGCTGCTATTCTTCCTGCCCGGATTTCTAGAGTATTTCCTGATTCTATAGCCGCTGAAATTGGGTTTGAGGCGGGGGATGCACTTGTGGCTATCAATGGTACACGTCCCCGCGATTTAATTGATTACCAATTTTTATGCGCTGATGAAATTTTAGAATTAGAAGTTTTAGATGCTACAGGTAAAATCCATCACGTAGAAATCGAGAAAGATTACGATGAAGATTTAGGCCTAGAATTTGAAACCGCTCTATTTGATGGGCTAATTCAGTGTAACAATCACTGTCCATTTTGTTTTATCGACCAACAACCCCCAGGTAAACGCTCCAGCCTGTATTTAAAAGATGACGATTATCGTCTGAGTTTTTTATATGGCTCTTATTTGACTCTAACCAATTTACCAGAAAAAGAATGGCAACGCATCGAACAAATGCGCCTTTCTCCTTTATATGTATCTGTTCATGCTACGGAACCTGAAGTCAGAATTAAGCTGTTAAAAAATCCCCGTGCGGGAAAGATATTGTCACAAATCAAGTGGTTTCAAGAAAGACGCTTGCAAATTCACGCGCAAGTAGTTGTTTGTCCTGGTATAAATGATGGCGAACATTTGGAACAAACGCTGCGAGATTTAGCGTCATTTTATACAGAAGAAATGCCCACCGTGGCGTCTGTGGCGGTGGTACCAGTAGGTTTGACGAGATTTCGGTTAGCAGTAGATGAACTGAAACCAGTGTCAAGAAAAAAAGCCCAAGAAGTAATTGATCAGGTGCGATCGCTATCACAAGAATTTCGCCAAAAATTTGATTCCAACGTTGTTTGGTTAGCAGATGAATGGTTTTTAATTGCAGGGGAAGATTTACCTAGCGAATCGGAATATGAAGAATATCCCCAAATCGATAACGGTGTGGGTTCGATTCGCTTATTTCTCAAACAATTTGCAACCACTGCGGCTGAATTACTCCCACCCAAAATATATCCTCAGAAAAAATTGACTTGGGTGGTGGGGAATGCAGTTGAAACAGCATTTCAACCGATATTGCAGCGATTAAATGCTGTAGACGGGTTAGAAATCAATATGCGGGCTTTGTCTAGCGATTATTGGGGACAAAATATTAGTGTTACCGGTTTATTAACTGGACATGATTTAATTTTAAACTTAAAAGGGCAAGATTTAGGTGAGGGGATTTTATTACCAAATGTCATGCTTAAACATGGCGAATTGATATTTTTAGATGATATGAGTATTGAGGATGTAGCTCAACAATTGGAGACAAAAATCTTGCCAGTTTCGGGAATTACAGAATTAATCAGTGCTTGTATTGCTTAA
- a CDS encoding glycoside hydrolase family 10 protein translates to MKNQKKTKKTVKLKIKQAGLFIFTWQIFTGNILSILPATAAEEEPQLTIVHSQENANQWAGITSRLQAAGVKYCVIPLANVNSVADWGDRRVLFLPNIETLTPAQAIALEEWMSKGGRLIASGPVGSLSAPGVRQLLRNLIGGYWGFSLNETQQLQPPKIKTENWANQKALFGTVRGGVLIPDSGSSQAVAIWNSQDSPAAVVTSERSTLFGWRWGVDTASAADLDNAWLKTALNYHQGSLTNNQKKIAGGSPDCTTSLPVLAEAGKNGEIARDNNTFSPPSKPPLTATAPQPRPPIREITPRSPEAIDQLEQTVRLDVLPNSSAPIDNKEAIALQQELENLIGRVESAHLAAAVTASSSGEVATITPRTLKVQHSELISSRTGVGVTSTEQALAQARTIAKNLPQLINQKNYALARQQWLTAKSSLWKQFPLDRRLAQPEIRSVWLDRGTIVRAGSEAGLAEIFDRLAQAGINTVFFETVNASYPIYPSQVAPQQNPLIRGWDPLASGVKLAHARGMEIHAWVWAFAAGNQRHNEVINIDPNYPGPVLAANPDWANYDNRGNVIPVGQTKPFFDPANPQLRQYLLKLYEEIVTRYQVDGLQLDYIRYPFQDPAAGRTYGYGRAAREKFLQQTGVDPVNIAPSDREMWQKWTAFRTEQVDSFVAEVAQQLRKKRSNLILSVAVFPLPEIERIQKIQQHWEVWARRGDIDLIVPMTYALDTPRFQRLAQPWIASKQLGATLLVPGIRLLSLPTVGAFDQLQLVRDLPVSGYALFAAENLNNELQKLFSNTQGRVPQTTSEPIPHRQPFPTAAIRYAALQNEWKFMLQNDQMRMSPTTISDFNIQADVLQKALNQLASSPSASHLISARASLTRFQALFRGWMREEALENPYQVRVWEHRLVTIERLLRYGERRVMVQP, encoded by the coding sequence GTGAAAAATCAGAAAAAAACCAAGAAAACTGTTAAATTAAAAATTAAACAAGCGGGATTATTCATTTTTACTTGGCAAATTTTCACTGGTAATATTTTGAGCATATTACCAGCAACGGCGGCAGAAGAAGAACCGCAATTAACCATAGTCCACAGCCAAGAAAATGCTAATCAATGGGCAGGAATTACCAGCCGCTTACAAGCTGCTGGAGTGAAATATTGTGTGATTCCCCTGGCGAATGTGAATAGTGTCGCTGATTGGGGCGATCGCCGAGTATTATTTTTGCCCAACATCGAGACATTGACACCAGCCCAAGCGATCGCTCTGGAAGAATGGATGAGTAAAGGCGGGCGGTTAATTGCTAGCGGCCCCGTAGGTAGTCTCTCCGCTCCGGGCGTCCGTCAGTTATTACGCAACCTCATCGGCGGTTATTGGGGATTCAGTTTGAACGAAACCCAACAACTACAACCACCCAAAATCAAAACAGAGAACTGGGCTAACCAAAAAGCACTTTTTGGTACAGTACGAGGTGGTGTGCTGATTCCTGACAGTGGTTCTAGTCAAGCTGTAGCTATTTGGAACTCCCAAGATAGCCCCGCAGCCGTCGTCACTAGCGAACGTTCCACCTTATTCGGTTGGCGCTGGGGGGTAGATACAGCCTCTGCAGCAGATCTAGATAATGCATGGTTAAAAACTGCCCTCAACTATCATCAGGGTAGTTTGACAAACAACCAGAAAAAAATAGCTGGCGGTTCCCCGGACTGTACAACCTCCCTACCAGTACTGGCGGAAGCTGGGAAAAATGGCGAAATAGCCAGAGACAATAACACCTTTTCACCTCCATCTAAACCTCCCCTCACCGCCACCGCACCCCAACCCAGACCCCCAATTAGAGAGATTACCCCGCGATCGCCAGAAGCCATCGACCAACTAGAACAAACAGTACGCCTAGATGTCCTCCCCAACTCCAGCGCACCCATCGATAACAAAGAAGCGATCGCCCTCCAACAAGAGCTAGAAAATCTCATTGGTCGGGTGGAAAGCGCTCATTTAGCGGCTGCTGTGACCGCCTCTAGTAGCGGTGAAGTTGCCACCATAACCCCCCGTACACTCAAGGTGCAACACTCAGAGTTAATTTCCAGCCGCACAGGTGTGGGCGTAACCAGCACAGAACAAGCCCTAGCGCAAGCCAGAACGATCGCCAAAAACTTACCCCAGCTAATTAACCAAAAAAACTACGCCCTAGCGCGTCAGCAATGGCTCACCGCCAAATCTAGTTTATGGAAACAATTTCCCCTAGACCGCAGATTAGCCCAGCCAGAAATCCGCTCAGTGTGGTTAGACAGAGGAACAATTGTGCGGGCTGGTAGCGAAGCGGGGCTTGCGGAAATTTTTGATCGGTTAGCGCAAGCGGGAATCAACACAGTCTTTTTTGAAACCGTCAACGCCAGTTATCCCATTTATCCCAGCCAAGTTGCACCCCAACAAAACCCCTTGATTCGTGGCTGGGATCCCCTCGCATCGGGAGTGAAATTAGCCCACGCCAGGGGTATGGAGATTCACGCTTGGGTTTGGGCTTTTGCAGCCGGGAATCAGCGTCACAACGAAGTGATCAACATTGACCCCAATTATCCAGGGCCAGTGCTAGCGGCTAACCCCGATTGGGCAAATTATGATAACCGTGGTAACGTCATTCCCGTCGGTCAAACTAAGCCATTTTTTGACCCAGCTAATCCCCAACTGCGACAATACCTACTCAAACTCTATGAAGAAATCGTCACCCGCTATCAGGTAGACGGTCTGCAGCTAGATTACATCCGCTATCCCTTCCAAGACCCAGCCGCCGGTAGAACTTATGGTTATGGTCGAGCGGCTAGAGAAAAGTTTCTGCAACAGACTGGCGTAGATCCGGTGAATATTGCTCCTAGCGATCGCGAAATGTGGCAAAAATGGACAGCATTTCGCACCGAGCAAGTAGATAGCTTTGTCGCGGAAGTTGCACAGCAGTTACGCAAAAAGCGCTCAAACCTGATACTATCAGTAGCCGTCTTCCCTCTCCCAGAAATAGAACGCATCCAAAAAATTCAACAACACTGGGAAGTTTGGGCACGGCGAGGAGATATAGATTTAATCGTGCCCATGACCTATGCTCTGGATACCCCGCGTTTCCAACGACTAGCCCAACCTTGGATTGCTTCTAAGCAATTGGGCGCGACTTTGTTAGTTCCAGGAATTCGCCTGCTTTCCTTACCAACTGTGGGTGCATTTGACCAACTGCAATTAGTGAGAGACTTACCTGTGAGCGGTTATGCACTCTTTGCGGCTGAAAATTTAAACAACGAACTCCAAAAACTATTTAGCAATACTCAAGGTAGAGTACCGCAGACAACCAGCGAACCAATTCCCCACCGTCAACCTTTTCCCACCGCTGCTATTCGTTATGCAGCTCTGCAAAACGAATGGAAATTTATGTTGCAAAACGACCAAATGCGGATGTCTCCTACCACAATTTCCGACTTTAATATTCAAGCCGATGTTCTCCAAAAAGCTTTAAATCAACTCGCTAGTTCTCCTTCTGCTAGTCACTTAATCTCAGCGAGAGCCTCTTTAACTAGATTCCAAGCGTTGTTTAGGGGATGGATGCGCGAAGAAGCATTAGAGAATCCCTATCAAGTCAGAGTTTGGGAACACCGTTTAGTAACTATTGAAAGACTCTTGCGTTACGGTGAACGGCGGGTAATGGTGCAGCCTTAA